A region of Kribbella sp. NBC_01245 DNA encodes the following proteins:
- a CDS encoding endonuclease, whose product MPTIRPPRLFASFAVILALISFQVPPAASAATTATISVATAIQQQNGGVATVEGYVVGQPTATNTVVRSNFPSDYALALADSAGQTSTSAMLYVQIPTAFRASYGLKTNPSRLGTKITVTGTLTAYFTHPGMKDPTAFTGGGSGGGGTDDYYAGAAGKTGPALKAALHTIISSQTKLSYDQVWNALKSTDQDPGNTNNVILLYSGRSQSKTTNGGDANDWNREHVWPQSHGDFGTATGPGTDIHHLRPEDVTVNSVRGNKDFDLGGSAVAEAPGSLTDADSFEPRAAVKGDVARMILYMAVRYEGGDGWPNLEPNNIVGNGSAPAVGKLSVLKAWSAADPPDTFEKRRNQVIYDSFQHNRNPFIDHPEWVTSIWP is encoded by the coding sequence GTGCCCACGATCCGTCCGCCACGCCTGTTCGCGTCCTTCGCCGTCATCCTGGCGCTGATCTCATTCCAGGTCCCGCCCGCCGCATCGGCCGCGACCACCGCCACGATCTCGGTGGCCACCGCGATCCAGCAGCAGAACGGCGGCGTTGCGACCGTCGAGGGTTACGTGGTCGGGCAACCGACGGCCACGAACACCGTTGTCCGCAGCAACTTCCCGAGCGACTACGCGCTGGCCCTGGCCGATTCCGCCGGCCAGACCAGTACGTCGGCGATGCTCTACGTCCAGATTCCGACGGCCTTCCGTGCGTCGTACGGGCTGAAGACCAATCCGTCGCGCCTCGGTACGAAGATCACCGTGACCGGCACGCTGACGGCGTACTTCACGCACCCCGGCATGAAGGACCCGACTGCCTTCACTGGTGGCGGATCGGGCGGTGGCGGCACGGACGACTACTACGCGGGTGCCGCCGGTAAGACCGGGCCCGCGTTGAAGGCCGCGCTGCACACGATCATCTCGAGCCAGACCAAGCTCAGCTATGACCAGGTCTGGAACGCGCTCAAGTCCACTGACCAGGATCCGGGCAATACGAACAACGTGATCCTGCTCTACTCCGGCCGTTCGCAGAGCAAGACCACGAACGGCGGCGACGCGAACGACTGGAACCGCGAGCACGTCTGGCCGCAATCCCACGGCGACTTCGGTACGGCGACCGGGCCCGGCACGGATATCCACCACCTTCGGCCCGAGGACGTCACGGTGAACTCGGTCCGCGGCAACAAGGACTTCGACCTCGGTGGATCCGCCGTCGCGGAGGCGCCGGGCAGCCTGACGGACGCCGACTCCTTCGAACCGCGTGCGGCCGTCAAGGGCGACGTGGCCCGGATGATCCTCTACATGGCCGTTCGCTACGAAGGCGGTGACGGCTGGCCGAACCTGGAGCCCAACAACATCGTCGGCAATGGCAGCGCCCCTGCGGTCGGCAAGCTGTCCGTGCTGAAGGCCTGGAGCGCGGCCGACCCGCCCGACACCTTCGAGAAGCGCCGCAACCAGGTCATCTACGACTCCTTCCAGCACAACCGCAACCCCTTCATCGACCACCCCGAATGGGTCACCTCGATCTGGCCATAG
- a CDS encoding glycoside hydrolase family 16 protein, translating into MIRSHQTRFVAAAVAISAAVLPVLSAGAAPAPERKAPLAPACGALFDDFNYSSRTDPAFTGHDWSVRTNAGGPGVGGATWAASNVTFPTVDGQKVMQLRASTNGTAAGTTHSQVQQNRLRFREGTYATRFKFSDAPTTGADGDHVNQTFYAISPLDYDWEPTYSELDFSEYLPNGGWGETGPVNFVTSWNTYQADPFEGYRTSSRMPWSHNGWHYLVTTVADGHVKYYIDGTLVGDHTTDDQGRSVYPRRNMTLNYNHWLIDLEGHSGATSAYVQAADWVYYAKNETLTPAAAVARVNQFRSSGVRHSDTISC; encoded by the coding sequence ATGATCCGTTCACACCAGACCAGGTTCGTTGCCGCCGCCGTTGCGATCTCCGCTGCCGTGCTCCCGGTCCTATCGGCCGGCGCTGCCCCCGCGCCGGAGCGCAAAGCGCCGCTGGCACCCGCCTGCGGCGCCTTGTTCGACGACTTCAACTACAGCTCCCGTACGGACCCGGCCTTCACCGGTCATGACTGGAGCGTCCGGACGAACGCGGGTGGTCCCGGCGTCGGTGGCGCCACCTGGGCCGCGAGCAACGTCACCTTCCCGACGGTCGACGGCCAGAAGGTGATGCAACTGCGCGCGTCGACCAACGGCACGGCTGCCGGCACCACGCACTCCCAGGTCCAGCAGAACCGGTTGCGCTTCCGCGAAGGCACCTACGCGACCCGGTTCAAGTTCAGCGATGCCCCGACGACCGGGGCGGACGGCGACCACGTCAACCAGACCTTCTACGCGATCTCCCCGCTCGACTACGACTGGGAGCCGACGTACAGCGAGCTGGACTTCTCCGAGTACCTGCCGAACGGCGGTTGGGGTGAGACCGGCCCGGTCAACTTCGTCACCAGCTGGAACACCTACCAGGCGGATCCGTTCGAGGGCTATCGGACGAGTAGCAGGATGCCGTGGAGCCACAACGGTTGGCACTACCTGGTCACCACCGTCGCGGACGGTCATGTGAAGTACTACATCGACGGCACCCTCGTCGGGGACCACACCACGGACGACCAGGGCCGTAGCGTTTACCCGCGTCGCAACATGACGCTCAACTACAACCACTGGCTCATCGACCTGGAGGGTCACAGCGGCGCCACCAGCGCCTATGTCCAGGCAGCGGACTGGGTCTACTACGCCAAGAACGAGACGCTGACTCCGGCCGCGGCGGTGGCCCGGGTGAACCAGTTCCGCAGCAGCGGTGTCCGTCATTCAGACACGATCAGCTGCTGA